A stretch of DNA from Micromonospora sp. NBC_01813:
TGCACCACCGCGGCCCGGACGAGACAGGTGTGGAGGTGATCGGCGACCCGACGGGGCGGTGGGCGGACGCGGTCTTCGCACACAAAAGGCTGGCGATCATCGACGTGGCGTCCAGCCAGGAGCCGCTGGCCTACGCCGATGGCCGCTATCTGCTGACCTTCAACGGCGAGATCTACAACTACATCGAGCTGCGTGAGCAGCTGGCCCGCGAGTTCGGCGCCCAGTTCGCCACCGCAGGCGACGGTGAGGTGATCGTCGCCGGTTTCCACTACTGGGGCGAGAAGGTGCTGCACAAGCTGCGCGGCATGTTCGCCTTCGTGATCTGGGACCGGGAGCAGCGTCGTGCCTTCGGCGCCCGGGACTACTTCGGCATCAAGCCGCTGCACTACCTGCAGACCCCGGACGGCATCTACCTGGCGTCGGAGAAGAAGGCGCTGCTGCCGTTCTCGGCTGCGGCCAACGCCGGCGACGCCGGGGTGGACACCGCGAACCTGTCGCACTACCTGACCCTGCAGTACGTTCCCGAGCCGCGCACCCTGCACCAGGGGATCAGCCGGATCGGCTCCGGGGAGTCGTTGACCTGGTCGGCCCCGGCGCTGGAGCCGACGGGGGCGCCGCCCGGTCCGGCCGGTGGGGTGCAGATCCGCCGCTGGTACCAGCCGATCTTCCGGCCCGCGCCGGTGTCGGATCCGCAGCGGCTCTACGACGAGATCCGCGAGACGCTGCGGGAGAGCGTCCGCATGCACATGCGGGCCGACGTGCCGGTCGGCGCGTTCCTGTCCAGCGGCATCGACTCGACCGCGGTGGTGGCCCTGGCCCGCGAGTTCAACCCGAACATCCTGACCTTCACCGTCGGCTACGACGTGCCGGGCTACTCGGAGATCGACGTGGCCCAGGACTCGGCGCAGCACCTCGGCGTGACCATCATGCCGACGAAGATCGGTCCACAGGACATGATGGAGGCGTTGCCGCGTATCGTCTGGCACCTGGACGATCCGGTCGCCGACCCGGCGCTGGTGCCGCTCTACTTCGTCGCGAAGAAGGCCGCCGAGCACGTCACCGTGGTGCTGTCCGGTGAGGGCGCCGACGAGTTCTTCGGCGGCTACACCATCTACCGCGAGCCGCTGTCGCTCGGCGCGGTGCACGGCCTGCCCGACCCGATGCAGAAGGGCCTGCGGGCGGTCTCCAAGGTGATCCCGCAGGGCGTTAAGGGCAAGAGCTTCCTGGAGCGTGGCACCACCCCGATCGAGGAGCGTTACTACGGCAACGCCCGGATGTTCACCGAGGAGGAGAAGCGGCACCTGATGCGCCGCTACGACCCGTCGGTGCGCTACACCGACGTGACCGCCCCGGTCTACGCCGAGTGCGCCGAACTCGACGACGTCACGAAGATGCAGTACGTCGACCTGTACACCTGGCTGCGCGGCGACATCCTGGTCAAGGCGGACCGGATCTCGATGTCCCACTCGCTGGAGGTCCGGGTGCCTTTCCTGGACAAGGAGGTCTTCGACGTCGCGGCGAAGATCCCGGTGGAGCTGCGGCTGCCACCACGGTCGGACGCCACCAAGTACGCGATGCGTCAGGCGCTGGCGGACGTGGTGCCGCCGGCCATCGTCAACCGGCGCAAGCTGGGCTTCCCGACCCCGACCCGGGTGTGGCTGCGTGGCGAGATGTACGAGTGGGTACGGCACATCTTCGCCACCTCCGGTGCCGGTGACCTGCTCGATCTGTCGTACGCGATGCGGCTGCTCGACGAGCACAAGCGGGAGGAGGCGGACCACTCCCGCAAGGTGTGGACGGTGCTGATCTTCTGCATCTGGCACGCGATCTTCGTGGAGCGTTCGCTCGATCCGGGCATCCAGCGCAACCAGTCGGCGCTGCTGACCAAGCCGGTGGTCGGCTCGATGGTCGCCTGAGAGGTTCAGTTCGGCCGAACACGTGCCGGGGCCCGGCAGCGCTCGCGCTGCCGGGCCCCGGGTGTTTCGTGGTGGCTGGTTTGACCGAGATGGGTCAGGAAGCCGAGCAGCTCACCGATGGTGTGCCGGAGCTTCCGTTGGCGGTGAAGCCGAACGTCGTCGAGGCGTTCGGGCCGAGGTTGCCGTTCCACGCCACGTTGCGGACCGTGATGCTGGACCCGCTCGTGGTGTGGGTGCCGCTCCAGACACTGTTGATCGTGACACCGCTGCCGAGGTTCCAGTTCGTGCTCCAGCCGCCGATGCTGGCGGTGCTGGTGTTTCTGACCGTCACCTCACCCTGGAAGCCGCCGCTCCACGAGCTGACCGTCCGGTACGTCGCCGAGCAGCCGCCGGACGGTGCCGGGGTCGTCGGGTTCGGGCCCGGAGTGGTCGGGTTGGGGCCGGGGGTGGTGGGGTTCGGGCCGGGGGTGGTCGGCGCCGGGGTCGGCGTCGGGTTCGGGTTGGCCGGGTTGCCCCGGATACCGGTCACCTGGCCGTTGCCGCCGTCGAAGACCACGTCGGAACAGCCGTAGAAGTTCTCCTGGCTGTCTGACCGCACCCAGTGCGAGTAGATGATGTGCTGGCCGGTCTTGTTGCTCGGCAGCCGTCCGCTGAAGTAGTAGTGCCCGTCGTTGGAGCCGACCGAGCCGCGCTGCGGCGGGTTGGTGACCGTCAGGAACGGGGTGGCCTCGAGGTCACTCCAGGCCAGCGGCCGGTTCGGGCTCCAGCTGTCCTTGGTCACCCAGAAGTAGAACGTGCCCGGGTGGTGCGCCCAGTTCGAGTACTTGAACTCCATGCTGGCGCCGGCGGTCAGGTGGGTCAGCGGCCAGTCGTTGCGGGCCAGGTTGTAGCCGGAGAAGCCGGAGCTGCCGCCGCTGCACAGCTGCCCGTCCGGGATGAACCCGCTGGTCCGGCCGGCACCGTCGGACCGCAGCACACTGAACCAGTTGTACAGCGAGTTGGCACCGCTCTGGTTGACGGCGGCGGAACAGGCCTGGTTGGTCGGGATGATCTGACCGGTCTGGTCGAGGCCGTCCACCCAGCACAGGTAGGTGCGGCTGCCCGGCATCATCGCGGCGCCGTGCGCCGACGCCGCGTTAGGGGTCACCACTGTGAGTAGACCAGCGGCGAGCGCGGAGGCGGCGGCTATGACCGCCACTCTGCGAAGAGTTTTCACCGAGAACTCCTTCTTGACCAGCCCACGGGGACAGGGATACACGTCCACGCGGACAAGGTGATGGGCCGACATTGCGAAACGCCCGAACATGAGGAGGAACGGCTGCCAGTCGCCGTGCCGTGGTCACGGCCGGACGACGTGCCGTCCGATGGACGTGTGCGCGCTCGCGTAGCTCCCGGCGAGTCCGAATGACGGTGCGTCAGCCCCCGCACTGCCTCGGTAATCGATATCCCATCATACATCGACCGGAAACACAATAGTCATCTCTCAATGTCCGCCCATCCTGCGGGCGACCCTGGGTGAGCTGGGAGAATGTCAGACGGCAACCGGCAACAGGAGGAAACTCATGCGGTACGCGGTGGTGCTCGGCGAGGCACTGATCGATCTGCTCGACGGCGAGTGCGACGGCGCCCCGGTCTACCGTCAGGTCATCGGCGGCGCGCCGCTGAACGTGGCGGTCGGCGTCGCCCGGCTCGGCGGATCGGTCGAGTTCGCCGGGTCGCTCGGCGACGACGCGCTCGCCGAACGGATCCGGGCCTTCCTGCGTACCGCCGGGGTCGGTGACCGCGCCCTGACCACGGTGGCCGCGCCGACCACCCTGGCGGTGGCCACCTTCACCGGCGCGGAGCCCGACTTCCGCTTCTACGGCGAACCACCCTCGTACGGGCAGTTCGACGCCGCCGGACTCGACGACGGACTGATCAGCGACGCGGCGGTGCTGTACTGCGGCTCCATCGCCCTGCTGTGCGAGCCGACGCTCGCCGCCGCCCGGCAGGCCTGGGCGGGCACCACCGGGCTACGGGTGTTCGACCCCAACGTACGGCCGAGGCTGCTGCCCGACCGTGCCGCGCTGACCGCGTACCGCGATGTGGTGGCGGGCTTCGCCGCGACCGCCGACCTGGTCAAGCTGAGCGCGGCCGACGCGGAGGTGCTCTACGACGGTGCCGATCCCGGGGTCGCCGCTGCCCTGCTGCACGATCTCGGCGCCGGCGCGGTGGTGGTCACCCGGGGGGCGGCTGGCGCGTTGGTCAGCGCCGGTGGTGAGGCGTTGCTGATCGACGCTCCGAAGGTGGCGGCCGTCGACGCGACGGGGGCCGGGGATTCGGTGATGGGTGCCCTGATCGCCGAGCTGCTCGACACCGGGCTGCCGACCGACGCGGTCGGCTGGGCGCAGCAGGTCGGTTTCGCGTTGCGGGTGGCCGGGCTGGTCTGCGAGTCCCCGGGCGGGGCGGTGTCCATGCCGACCCGGGCCGCCGTCGCCGAACGCTTCGCCTGACCGTCCGGGCATGCCTGACTGCCACGGGACGTGGGCTACTGACAGTCGCACAGCCAGTGCGACGTGCGCGGTATGCGGCTTGGACGGCCCGTCTGCTTGATGCAGACTGCGAAGGTGACAATCCCTCATGAGTGCGCATGGTGATGGACTTGATGCCTCGAAATAGCTTGACATTGAGAAGATTCACCATCTGGAGATCCGTC
This window harbors:
- the asnB gene encoding asparagine synthase (glutamine-hydrolyzing), which encodes MCGLLAFFSARGDAGAHRDAIAHALECLHHRGPDETGVEVIGDPTGRWADAVFAHKRLAIIDVASSQEPLAYADGRYLLTFNGEIYNYIELREQLAREFGAQFATAGDGEVIVAGFHYWGEKVLHKLRGMFAFVIWDREQRRAFGARDYFGIKPLHYLQTPDGIYLASEKKALLPFSAAANAGDAGVDTANLSHYLTLQYVPEPRTLHQGISRIGSGESLTWSAPALEPTGAPPGPAGGVQIRRWYQPIFRPAPVSDPQRLYDEIRETLRESVRMHMRADVPVGAFLSSGIDSTAVVALAREFNPNILTFTVGYDVPGYSEIDVAQDSAQHLGVTIMPTKIGPQDMMEALPRIVWHLDDPVADPALVPLYFVAKKAAEHVTVVLSGEGADEFFGGYTIYREPLSLGAVHGLPDPMQKGLRAVSKVIPQGVKGKSFLERGTTPIEERYYGNARMFTEEEKRHLMRRYDPSVRYTDVTAPVYAECAELDDVTKMQYVDLYTWLRGDILVKADRISMSHSLEVRVPFLDKEVFDVAAKIPVELRLPPRSDATKYAMRQALADVVPPAIVNRRKLGFPTPTRVWLRGEMYEWVRHIFATSGAGDLLDLSYAMRLLDEHKREEADHSRKVWTVLIFCIWHAIFVERSLDPGIQRNQSALLTKPVVGSMVA
- a CDS encoding lytic polysaccharide monooxygenase auxiliary activity family 9 protein → MKTLRRVAVIAAASALAAGLLTVVTPNAASAHGAAMMPGSRTYLCWVDGLDQTGQIIPTNQACSAAVNQSGANSLYNWFSVLRSDGAGRTSGFIPDGQLCSGGSSGFSGYNLARNDWPLTHLTAGASMEFKYSNWAHHPGTFYFWVTKDSWSPNRPLAWSDLEATPFLTVTNPPQRGSVGSNDGHYYFSGRLPSNKTGQHIIYSHWVRSDSQENFYGCSDVVFDGGNGQVTGIRGNPANPNPTPTPAPTTPGPNPTTPGPNPTTPGPNPTTPAPSGGCSATYRTVSSWSGGFQGEVTVRNTSTASIGGWSTNWNLGSGVTINSVWSGTHTTSGSSITVRNVAWNGNLGPNASTTFGFTANGSSGTPSVSCSAS
- a CDS encoding carbohydrate kinase family protein, which codes for MRYAVVLGEALIDLLDGECDGAPVYRQVIGGAPLNVAVGVARLGGSVEFAGSLGDDALAERIRAFLRTAGVGDRALTTVAAPTTLAVATFTGAEPDFRFYGEPPSYGQFDAAGLDDGLISDAAVLYCGSIALLCEPTLAAARQAWAGTTGLRVFDPNVRPRLLPDRAALTAYRDVVAGFAATADLVKLSAADAEVLYDGADPGVAAALLHDLGAGAVVVTRGAAGALVSAGGEALLIDAPKVAAVDATGAGDSVMGALIAELLDTGLPTDAVGWAQQVGFALRVAGLVCESPGGAVSMPTRAAVAERFA